From Amycolatopsis sp. cg9, one genomic window encodes:
- a CDS encoding MFS transporter, whose translation MSLFTHRAYWRWSAGVQFARLPATMAPLAFTLLTTATTGSYRLGGVLMSVFVAAEMAGAVPVGRLLDRVGPARGLTALLLFTAAGFAALALAADAPTPVLVGLVVLPGISAGALSGGFRTLLADTVDDELLPRAISVDAMLLEGVLIGGPALVAVLDLAGPVVPVAAMAVACVAAAALVPRRAGVPDRVESAVDVPPARLLAYLPWLCCAFTVGLLLSTIEVAPLPLVQRLGAPGTTAPVVIAVLSGASILGSALYAWRGKTGDPRLFLAGFVAGGLTLAADFGWPGLIASIAVIGGCTGPLVAATSVNLQRLLPKNRRSAGFSLSFTVQACGFGLGSLAVGVLPLWLAPLFGVFAAAIAGGMLVVKPARAIGTVSVTS comes from the coding sequence CGTTCACCTTGCTCACGACGGCCACGACCGGCTCGTACCGGCTGGGTGGCGTGCTCATGTCGGTCTTCGTCGCCGCCGAGATGGCCGGCGCCGTGCCGGTCGGGCGGCTGCTCGACCGCGTCGGCCCCGCGCGCGGCCTGACGGCGCTGCTGCTCTTCACCGCCGCCGGGTTCGCCGCACTGGCACTGGCCGCCGACGCGCCCACCCCCGTGCTCGTCGGGCTCGTGGTGCTGCCGGGGATCTCCGCCGGCGCGCTGTCCGGCGGCTTCCGGACGCTGCTGGCCGACACGGTGGACGACGAGCTGCTGCCCCGCGCGATCTCCGTCGACGCGATGCTCCTCGAAGGCGTGCTGATCGGCGGCCCGGCGCTGGTCGCGGTGCTCGACCTGGCCGGCCCGGTCGTCCCGGTGGCCGCCATGGCCGTGGCCTGCGTGGCCGCCGCCGCGCTCGTCCCGCGTCGCGCGGGTGTCCCCGATCGGGTGGAGTCCGCCGTCGACGTCCCGCCCGCGCGGCTCCTCGCCTACTTGCCGTGGCTGTGCTGCGCGTTCACCGTCGGGCTGCTGCTCTCGACGATCGAGGTCGCGCCGCTGCCGCTGGTGCAGCGCCTCGGCGCGCCGGGAACGACCGCGCCGGTCGTCATCGCCGTGCTCAGCGGGGCGAGCATCCTGGGCAGCGCGCTCTACGCGTGGCGCGGCAAGACCGGCGACCCGCGGCTGTTCCTCGCCGGGTTCGTGGCCGGCGGGCTCACCCTCGCGGCCGATTTCGGCTGGCCCGGGCTGATCGCCTCGATCGCGGTCATCGGCGGGTGCACCGGGCCGCTGGTCGCCGCGACGTCGGTCAACCTCCAGCGTCTCCTGCCGAAGAACCGCAGGTCAGCGGGGTTCTCGCTGAGCTTCACCGTGCAGGCGTGCGGGTTCGGGCTGGGCTCGCTGGCGGTCGGCGTGCTGCCGTTGTGGCTCGCCCCGCTGTTCGGTGTCTTTGCCGCGGCGATCGCCGGTGGAATGCTGGTGGTGAAGCCCGCGCGAGCTATTGGCACAGTGTCAGTAACGTCGTAA